One Sporomusaceae bacterium FL31 DNA window includes the following coding sequences:
- a CDS encoding penicillin-binding protein 2, with translation MVGKGTNRVTILGFIMFLVIFVLISRMAYLQLVKGAEFHTLADQNRIRLIKITAPRGTFYDRNGVPLVNNRPGFSVSLVPIDAPVSQDVIINLSNIMGIKADEINKKIKKEENPLSPIIVKSDVGQDIVAKIEERKSDLPSVVLAIEAVRSYIYNDLGSHMFGYVGEINDNELKKGKAAGYKSGDILGKSGLEQVYDKDLRGVDGGEQVEVDVTGRPIQRLGRKEPIPGNDLILTIDSRVQKATEESVDRQLKYLQNKLGNINAKAGAAVAINPKTGEVLAMVSRPAFNPNLFNGGISEKDWKTINDNPFNPMQNRVISGEYPPGSTFKIITGTAALELGKVTPEEKILDTGKHWIIPKGNAMNEALGWINFQEALSKSDNVYFYEMGNRLGIDNLEKYARMFGMGTPTGINLPGEAEGLVANKKYKMKVYEEDWYLSETFDAAIGQGFQLATPLQVANVMAQVASGGQRYKPYLVSQIVKPNGQTVKEFLPEAAGNVAISEKTLTLIRNSLRDVALPGGTAAATFEGFPVPIAGKTGTAENPHGDDHGWFVAYAPFNDPKIVVAVLIEQGGFGSDSAVPIARKMLEAYFDIPTKKNFADFYAEEEAAKAVVSK, from the coding sequence ATGGTAGGCAAGGGTACGAATCGGGTTACTATATTAGGTTTTATTATGTTTTTAGTTATTTTTGTACTTATAAGCAGGATGGCTTACCTTCAGCTTGTCAAAGGAGCCGAATTTCATACCTTAGCTGACCAAAATCGCATTCGTCTTATTAAGATCACTGCCCCTCGAGGAACCTTCTATGATCGCAATGGCGTTCCTTTGGTGAACAATCGCCCGGGATTTTCAGTATCACTGGTGCCGATTGACGCGCCGGTATCTCAAGATGTCATTATTAACTTGTCAAATATCATGGGTATTAAAGCAGATGAGATCAATAAAAAAATCAAAAAAGAAGAAAATCCGTTAAGTCCCATCATTGTGAAAAGTGATGTCGGCCAAGACATTGTTGCTAAGATCGAAGAAAGAAAAAGTGATTTGCCCAGTGTGGTGTTGGCGATTGAAGCTGTCCGGAGTTACATTTATAATGATCTTGGATCTCACATGTTTGGCTATGTCGGCGAAATCAATGATAATGAATTAAAAAAGGGCAAGGCTGCCGGCTATAAAAGTGGTGACATTTTAGGAAAGTCCGGCCTTGAGCAGGTATATGATAAAGACCTGCGTGGTGTAGATGGCGGGGAACAAGTAGAAGTTGATGTTACAGGCCGTCCCATCCAAAGGCTGGGCCGTAAAGAACCTATCCCTGGCAATGATTTGATACTTACCATCGATTCCCGAGTTCAGAAAGCAACTGAAGAATCTGTGGATAGGCAGCTTAAGTATTTACAGAATAAATTAGGAAATATTAATGCAAAAGCAGGAGCTGCTGTTGCGATCAATCCTAAAACAGGTGAAGTTTTGGCCATGGTCAGTCGACCAGCCTTTAATCCTAATTTGTTTAATGGCGGAATTTCCGAAAAAGACTGGAAAACCATTAATGACAATCCGTTTAATCCAATGCAAAACCGAGTCATCTCTGGTGAATATCCTCCAGGCTCTACTTTTAAGATTATTACCGGGACTGCGGCGCTGGAGCTGGGTAAAGTAACACCAGAAGAAAAAATTCTCGATACCGGGAAACACTGGATTATTCCTAAAGGTAATGCAATGAATGAGGCGCTTGGCTGGATTAATTTTCAAGAAGCGTTATCAAAATCAGATAATGTTTATTTCTATGAAATGGGTAACCGATTAGGCATTGATAATCTTGAAAAGTATGCGAGAATGTTCGGTATGGGTACACCTACCGGCATTAATTTGCCAGGTGAAGCAGAAGGGTTAGTTGCAAACAAAAAATACAAAATGAAGGTCTATGAAGAAGATTGGTATTTATCAGAGACTTTTGATGCTGCTATCGGACAGGGATTTCAATTGGCGACACCGTTACAGGTGGCTAATGTAATGGCTCAGGTGGCAAGTGGCGGGCAGCGTTACAAGCCATATCTTGTCAGCCAAATTGTTAAACCTAATGGCCAAACCGTAAAAGAGTTTTTGCCTGAAGCAGCTGGAAATGTTGCAATTTCGGAAAAGACACTAACCCTTATTCGAAATTCTTTACGGGATGTTGCCTTACCTGGAGGAACTGCTGCGGCTACCTTCGAAGGATTTCCTGTTCCCATTGCTGGTAAAACAGGGACTGCAGAAAATCCACATGGCGATGACCATGGCTGGTTTGTCGCCTATGCTCCATTTAATGATCCGAAAATTGTAGTCGCTGTATTGATTGAGCAGGGGGGCTTTGGTTCAGACTCAGCTGTTCCAATTGCCAGGAAGATGCTTGAAGCTTATTTTGACATCCCTACCAAGAAGAACTTTGCAGACTTTTATGCTGAGGAAGAAGCGGCTAAGGCAGTTGTTAGCAAATAA